CTTTTCTTTCGCATCTGATGATTCCAATATTTCTTGTTAAAGAGGAACCCCCGTTGTTACTTAACCTATTTTATGTTTCTCTTCtacgattttttttacttgcGTAGCTCTGTGTTTAGCTGTCATCTATGCTACATTACTTTCTCGATCTGACCATTACTTTTGCGTTGTTCCCGTTAATGAAccctttatttttatttgcaataTCTAAATCTAGTTTACCATTAATAATTTCGGGAAATGGTAaacttttctattttaaagaaaatatgcTATTTCGTGGTAACTTGTGCACAATTGAATTGTTTGATTGTGATTTTTTACGCTGTTACATCAGATGAAATAATTAAGCatgtatttgaaaattatctAAACCACTTTTTTCACTGTTTATTTGTGGCTAGTTACTGCATTTAACATAGCAGCTGCTTCTTTGGTTAAAGAgttgaaaactttttagCATATTGAGAGCCCTTTAAGGTAATTGCTTTGTAAAACTTGAGATAAGTAAATGAGGcatcttttatttaattaaagtATCACATAAAAACGGAAATCATGTACAcaataatgaaagaaaaataaatcttaATATGACGATTAAACCATGGTATTCTCCATAGGCTGgtcgaaattttttgttactataacatgattttaaaatttcaatggATCAACAATGTACATTTTCACGGCCACTTTTTagtttataatatttgaCGAACACAAATAACTTGGATAAGATGTTATCGTTCATAAGAATTTACATATTCACCACTCCAGATAATACTACGCAAGACTAAACCTAACTCCTTCGTTTCACTGATTCaacaatttattaaatttcaatatGCTTTTTACCTTTAAGACATGTTATAAGCCTTCAGACAcactcattttttaaatattaatggcgaatattttactttgcTGGTTTGTTGTTGAATAGCGCAGATAGCTATTACTTGATAGCGTAATTAGTTAAACTcgcttttataaaaaatagtaGTAGTTGAACAAGCTTCTATATTAGTAGTTTAACGAATACGTCTAGAAAATTTGCTATACTAGTATACGGCTTCAGGTACATATATCATcggtaaaaatttttttggctaTATATAGCAGCTTGTCGCGCCGTACCAGCAGTCAAACTAAAAAACTCccaaattcttttaaacgGGCTTTTGGTATAGGTTGTGAATATAATGGcaaaaaaggataaaacCTCCGTTAAGAAATCAGTGAAGGAGACTGCATCAAAGAAGGGTGCCATTGAGAAACCTTCCAAGTCCAAGAAGATTACTAAGGAGGCTGCTAAAGAGATTGCAAAGCAAAGCTCTAAAACCGATGTCTCCcctaaaaaatctaaaaaggAGGCTAAGCGTGCTTCTAGTCCCGAACCTTCAAAGAAATCagtaaaaaagcaaaagaaatctaagaagaaggaagaaaGCTCCTCAGAATCCGAGTCTGAATCTAGCTCATCAGAATCCGAGTCTTCCTCTTCAGAATCCGAATCTAGTTCTTCAGAGTCCGAATCATCTTCATCTGAATCCTCTTCGTCTGAgtctgaagaagaagtgATTGTGAAAACTGAAGAGAAGAAGGAGAGTTCCAGCGAATCATCTTCCTCCTCTGAGtctgaagaggaagaagaggctgttgtaaaaattgaagaaaagaaggagaGCTCTAGTGACTCTTCTTCCGAGTCTTCCTCATCTGAATCTGAATCCGAATCTTCCTCATCTGAATctgaggaagaagaagaggtGGTCGAGAAGACTgaagagaagaaagaagGCTCCAGCGAGTCTTCTTCTGACTCCGAATCCTCGTCAGATTCCTCCTCAGAATCTGGAGACAGCGACTCTTCCTCTGATTCTGAATCCGAATCCAGCTCTGAAGACGAGAAGAAACGTAAAGCCGAGCCTGCTTCTGAAGAAAGACCTGCTAAGATTACCAAGCCTTCTCAAGATTCTAACGAGACTTGCACTGTTTTCGTCGGTCGTCTTTCTTGGAACGTAGATGATCAGTGGTTAGGGCAGGAATTTGAAGAGTACGGTACAATTGTTGGTGCACGTGTTATTATGGATGGCCAAAGCGGTCGCTCAAAGGGTTACGGCTACGTTGATTTTGAGACCCCTGAGGCTGCTAAGGCTGCTGTTGCCGCTAATGGTACCAAGGAAATTGATGGTCGTATGGTCAACTTAGATCTCTCTAATCCTCGCCCAGCCAACCCTCAACCATATGCTCAACAACGTGCGGGTAATTTTGGAGACCAATTATCTGAACCTAGTGATACCGTATTTGTTGGAAATTTGTCTTTTAACGCAACTGAAGATGATCTCAGTACGGCTTTTGGCGGTTGCGGTGACATTCAATCCATTCGTTTGCCCACAGATCCTCAGTCAGGACGTCTTAAGGGTTTCGGTTATGTTACTTTCTCTGATATTGACTCTGCCAAGAAATGTGTGGAAA
This portion of the Schizosaccharomyces pombe strain 972h- genome assembly, chromosome: I genome encodes:
- the gar2 gene encoding nucleolin, producing the protein MAKKDKTSVKKSVKETASKKGAIEKPSKSKKITKEAAKEIAKQSSKTDVSPKKSKKEAKRASSPEPSKKSVKKQKKSKKKEESSSESESESSSSESESSSSESESSSSESESSSSESSSSESEEEVIVKTEEKKESSSESSSSSESEEEEEAVVKIEEKKESSSDSSSESSSSESESESSSSESEEEEEVVEKTEEKKEGSSESSSDSESSSDSSSESGDSDSSSDSESESSSEDEKKRKAEPASEERPAKITKPSQDSNETCTVFVGRLSWNVDDQWLGQEFEEYGTIVGARVIMDGQSGRSKGYGYVDFETPEAAKAAVAANGTKEIDGRMVNLDLSNPRPANPQPYAQQRAGNFGDQLSEPSDTVFVGNLSFNATEDDLSTAFGGCGDIQSIRLPTDPQSGRLKGFGYVTFSDIDSAKKCVEMNGHFIAGRPCRLDFSTPRTGGGSRGGRGGFGGRGGFGGRGGFGGGRGRGRGGARSGNPNRGSVAPFSGNKVTFD